In Rhineura floridana isolate rRhiFlo1 chromosome 1, rRhiFlo1.hap2, whole genome shotgun sequence, the following proteins share a genomic window:
- the ZNF622 gene encoding cytoplasmic 60S subunit biogenesis factor ZNF622 isoform X1, with product MKGKEKKLLIIAMASYTCISCHVAFKDADVQRAHYKTDWHRYNLKRKVAEMPPVTAENFQERVLAQRAVLEEPSKATATYCTACSKRFSNFNAYENHLKSKKHMELEKKAVQAVSKKVELLNEKNLEKGFAEENVDKDAMNAAIQQAIKAQPSSSPKKVSLLPSDVTSSAVAAESSSLLRSRERTEKPPRLQWFEQQAKKLAKEHSEDKEDEEDVEEGWEDVDSDEDLDSEEQVEGNPDEAEESATGNDHLAAGAIPVTDCLFCSHHSSSLMKNLAHMTKVHSFFIPDIEYLVDIRGLIKYLGEKVGFGKICLWCNEKGKSFYATEAVQAHMNDKSHCKLFTEGDAALEFADFYDFRSTYSDYQEGGDVEMSEELPSEKDLEYDDESMELILPSGARIGHRSLMRYYKQRFGSSRAMAVSKNKQAVGKVLQQYKALGWTSSTGAALACERDMQYLQRMKAKWMLKTSMQNNATKQMHFRMQVRF from the exons ATGAAGGGCAAGGAAAAAAAGTTATTAATTATAG CCATGGCATCATATACCTGCATCAGCTGCCATGTGGCTTTCAAAGATGCTGATGTGCAGCGTGCCCACTACAAGACCGACTGGCACAGGTACAACCTGAAACGGAAGGTTGCTGAGATGCCACCTGTCACTGCTGAGAACTTCCAGGAGAGGGTTCTGGCCCAGAGAGCAGTGCTGGAGGAGCCAAGTAAGGCCACCGCTACTTACTGCACGGCTTGCAGCAAGAGATTCTCCAACTTCAATGCTTATGAGAACCACCTAAAATCCAAGAAACACATGGAGCTTGAAAAGAAAGCTGTCCAAGCTGTCAGCAAGAAAGTGGAACTCCTGAATGAGAAGAACTTGGAGAAAGGCTTTGCTGAAGAGAACGTTGACAAGGATGCAATGAACGCTGCTATCCAGCAAGCcatcaaagcacagccatcctcgTCTCCAAAGAAGGTCTCCTTGTTGCCTAGTGACGTTACTAGCTCTGCAGTGGCTGCGGAAAGTAGCAGTTTGTTACGGAGCAGAGAGCGCACGGAAAAACCTCCTCGACTACAGTGGTTTGAACAGCAGGCCAAGAAACTGGCAAAAGAGCATTCTGAGGATAAAGAGGATGAGGAAGATGTGGAGGAAG GTTGGGAAGATGTAGACTCGGATGAAGATTTGGACTCTGAAGAACAGGTGGAAGGCAACCcagatgaagcagaagaaagcgCAACTGGGAATGATCACCTTGCGGCTGGTGCAATCCCAGTCACAGACTGTCTATTCTGTTCCCACCATTCAAGCTCTCTCATGAAGAATTTGGCCCACATGACAAAGGTTCACAGTTTCTTTATTCCAGATATAGAATATCTTGTGGATATCAGAGGGCTGATTAAGTACTTGG GAGAGAAGGTTGGGTTTGGGAAGATCTGCCTATGGTGCAATGAAAAGGGGAAGTCCTTCTATGCGACAGAAGCTGTGCAGGCACATATGAACGACAAAAGCCACTGCAAGCTCTTCACGGAAGGAGATGCTGCTCTGGAGTTTGCAGACTTCTATGATTTCAG GAGCACTTACTCTGACTATCAGGAAGGGGGCGATGTGGAGATGTCTGAAGAATTGCCATCCGAGAAGGATTTGGAATATGATGATGAGTCAATGGAGTTGATTTTACCTTCAG GTGCCAGGATTGGTCACCGTTCATTGATGAGATACTACAAACAGCGCTTTGGTTCCTCGCGAGCTATGGCTGTTTCTAAAAATAAACAGGCCGTAGGCAAAGTGTTGCAGCAGTATAAAGCCCTAGGTTGGACAAGCAGCACAG GAGCAGCGCTGGCTTGTGAGCGTGACATGCAGTACCTTCAGAGGATGAAAGCAAAGTGGATGCTGAAGACCAGCATGCAGAATAATGCTACCAAGCAGATGCACTTCCGCATGCAAGTCAGGTTCTGA
- the ZNF622 gene encoding cytoplasmic 60S subunit biogenesis factor ZNF622 isoform X2: protein MASYTCISCHVAFKDADVQRAHYKTDWHRYNLKRKVAEMPPVTAENFQERVLAQRAVLEEPSKATATYCTACSKRFSNFNAYENHLKSKKHMELEKKAVQAVSKKVELLNEKNLEKGFAEENVDKDAMNAAIQQAIKAQPSSSPKKVSLLPSDVTSSAVAAESSSLLRSRERTEKPPRLQWFEQQAKKLAKEHSEDKEDEEDVEEGWEDVDSDEDLDSEEQVEGNPDEAEESATGNDHLAAGAIPVTDCLFCSHHSSSLMKNLAHMTKVHSFFIPDIEYLVDIRGLIKYLGEKVGFGKICLWCNEKGKSFYATEAVQAHMNDKSHCKLFTEGDAALEFADFYDFRSTYSDYQEGGDVEMSEELPSEKDLEYDDESMELILPSGARIGHRSLMRYYKQRFGSSRAMAVSKNKQAVGKVLQQYKALGWTSSTGAALACERDMQYLQRMKAKWMLKTSMQNNATKQMHFRMQVRF from the exons ATGGCATCATATACCTGCATCAGCTGCCATGTGGCTTTCAAAGATGCTGATGTGCAGCGTGCCCACTACAAGACCGACTGGCACAGGTACAACCTGAAACGGAAGGTTGCTGAGATGCCACCTGTCACTGCTGAGAACTTCCAGGAGAGGGTTCTGGCCCAGAGAGCAGTGCTGGAGGAGCCAAGTAAGGCCACCGCTACTTACTGCACGGCTTGCAGCAAGAGATTCTCCAACTTCAATGCTTATGAGAACCACCTAAAATCCAAGAAACACATGGAGCTTGAAAAGAAAGCTGTCCAAGCTGTCAGCAAGAAAGTGGAACTCCTGAATGAGAAGAACTTGGAGAAAGGCTTTGCTGAAGAGAACGTTGACAAGGATGCAATGAACGCTGCTATCCAGCAAGCcatcaaagcacagccatcctcgTCTCCAAAGAAGGTCTCCTTGTTGCCTAGTGACGTTACTAGCTCTGCAGTGGCTGCGGAAAGTAGCAGTTTGTTACGGAGCAGAGAGCGCACGGAAAAACCTCCTCGACTACAGTGGTTTGAACAGCAGGCCAAGAAACTGGCAAAAGAGCATTCTGAGGATAAAGAGGATGAGGAAGATGTGGAGGAAG GTTGGGAAGATGTAGACTCGGATGAAGATTTGGACTCTGAAGAACAGGTGGAAGGCAACCcagatgaagcagaagaaagcgCAACTGGGAATGATCACCTTGCGGCTGGTGCAATCCCAGTCACAGACTGTCTATTCTGTTCCCACCATTCAAGCTCTCTCATGAAGAATTTGGCCCACATGACAAAGGTTCACAGTTTCTTTATTCCAGATATAGAATATCTTGTGGATATCAGAGGGCTGATTAAGTACTTGG GAGAGAAGGTTGGGTTTGGGAAGATCTGCCTATGGTGCAATGAAAAGGGGAAGTCCTTCTATGCGACAGAAGCTGTGCAGGCACATATGAACGACAAAAGCCACTGCAAGCTCTTCACGGAAGGAGATGCTGCTCTGGAGTTTGCAGACTTCTATGATTTCAG GAGCACTTACTCTGACTATCAGGAAGGGGGCGATGTGGAGATGTCTGAAGAATTGCCATCCGAGAAGGATTTGGAATATGATGATGAGTCAATGGAGTTGATTTTACCTTCAG GTGCCAGGATTGGTCACCGTTCATTGATGAGATACTACAAACAGCGCTTTGGTTCCTCGCGAGCTATGGCTGTTTCTAAAAATAAACAGGCCGTAGGCAAAGTGTTGCAGCAGTATAAAGCCCTAGGTTGGACAAGCAGCACAG GAGCAGCGCTGGCTTGTGAGCGTGACATGCAGTACCTTCAGAGGATGAAAGCAAAGTGGATGCTGAAGACCAGCATGCAGAATAATGCTACCAAGCAGATGCACTTCCGCATGCAAGTCAGGTTCTGA
- the ZNF622 gene encoding cytoplasmic 60S subunit biogenesis factor ZNF622 isoform X3, whose protein sequence is MKGKEKKLLIIAMASYTCISCHVAFKDADVQRAHYKTDWHRYNLKRKVAEMPPVTAENFQERVLAQRAVLEEPSKATATYCTACSKRFSNFNAYENHLKSKKHMELEKKAVQAVSKKVELLNEKNLEKGFAEENVDKDAMNAAIQQAIKAQPSSSPKKVSLLPSDVTSSAVAAESSSLLRSRERTEKPPRLQWFEQQAKKLAKEHSEDKEDEEDVEEGWEDVDSDEDLDSEEQVEGNPDEAEESATGNDHLAAGAIPVTDCLFCSHHSSSLMKNLAHMTKVHSFFIPDIEYLVDIRGLIKYLGEKVGFGKICLWCNEKGKSFYATEAVQAHMNDKSHCKLFTEGDAALEFADFYDFRSTYSDYQEGGDVEMSEELPSEKDLEYDDESMELILPSETQGGIPVVARQSPILALTRPRPA, encoded by the exons ATGAAGGGCAAGGAAAAAAAGTTATTAATTATAG CCATGGCATCATATACCTGCATCAGCTGCCATGTGGCTTTCAAAGATGCTGATGTGCAGCGTGCCCACTACAAGACCGACTGGCACAGGTACAACCTGAAACGGAAGGTTGCTGAGATGCCACCTGTCACTGCTGAGAACTTCCAGGAGAGGGTTCTGGCCCAGAGAGCAGTGCTGGAGGAGCCAAGTAAGGCCACCGCTACTTACTGCACGGCTTGCAGCAAGAGATTCTCCAACTTCAATGCTTATGAGAACCACCTAAAATCCAAGAAACACATGGAGCTTGAAAAGAAAGCTGTCCAAGCTGTCAGCAAGAAAGTGGAACTCCTGAATGAGAAGAACTTGGAGAAAGGCTTTGCTGAAGAGAACGTTGACAAGGATGCAATGAACGCTGCTATCCAGCAAGCcatcaaagcacagccatcctcgTCTCCAAAGAAGGTCTCCTTGTTGCCTAGTGACGTTACTAGCTCTGCAGTGGCTGCGGAAAGTAGCAGTTTGTTACGGAGCAGAGAGCGCACGGAAAAACCTCCTCGACTACAGTGGTTTGAACAGCAGGCCAAGAAACTGGCAAAAGAGCATTCTGAGGATAAAGAGGATGAGGAAGATGTGGAGGAAG GTTGGGAAGATGTAGACTCGGATGAAGATTTGGACTCTGAAGAACAGGTGGAAGGCAACCcagatgaagcagaagaaagcgCAACTGGGAATGATCACCTTGCGGCTGGTGCAATCCCAGTCACAGACTGTCTATTCTGTTCCCACCATTCAAGCTCTCTCATGAAGAATTTGGCCCACATGACAAAGGTTCACAGTTTCTTTATTCCAGATATAGAATATCTTGTGGATATCAGAGGGCTGATTAAGTACTTGG GAGAGAAGGTTGGGTTTGGGAAGATCTGCCTATGGTGCAATGAAAAGGGGAAGTCCTTCTATGCGACAGAAGCTGTGCAGGCACATATGAACGACAAAAGCCACTGCAAGCTCTTCACGGAAGGAGATGCTGCTCTGGAGTTTGCAGACTTCTATGATTTCAG GAGCACTTACTCTGACTATCAGGAAGGGGGCGATGTGGAGATGTCTGAAGAATTGCCATCCGAGAAGGATTTGGAATATGATGATGAGTCAATGGAGTTGATTTTACCTTCAG aaacccaaggaggcATACCTGTGGttgccaggcagtctcccatcctggcactgaccagacccagacctgcttag